In one window of bacterium DNA:
- a CDS encoding aconitate hydratase, producing the protein MTMNFDMIQRVYSAMPAKIEAARNMLNRPLTYAEKVLYSHLWETPDAPKARGKDYANFGPDRIAMQDATAQMALLQFMSAGIPQVAVPSTVHCDHLILAEHGAKTDLASSLDTNREVFDFLASVSKKYGIGFWKPGAGIIHQVVLENYAFPGGMMIGTDSHTPNAGGLGMIAIGVGGADAVDVMAGMPWELKFPKLIGVKLTGSLKGWTSPKDIILKLAGILTVKGGTGAIVEYFGDGCASLSATGKGTICNMGAEIGATTSLFPYDEKSGAYLHSTGRQDVADLANGIAEHLRADDGVAENPEAYYDQVIHIDLDTLEPHVNGPFTPDRAHPISEFAKAVEENNWPEELRVALIGSCTNSSYEDIDRVAAIARQAKEKNLKAKSEFTITPGSEQVRATIERDGQLALLEDIGGVVLANACGPCIGQWKRHDVEKGDRNSIITSFNRNFTGRNDGNPDTHAFVASPETVAALALAGTLKFDFTHDTLKNESGEDVMLDPPSGEELPAEGFVPDPAGFIPPADDGSGIDVQVDPDSKRLQLLTPFAAPKEGDYDKLHLLLKVRGKCTTDHISMAGPWLRFRGHLDNISNNMFIGAINEYNGVANKVKNQNTGAYDEVPNVARAYKAASEGWVVIGDENYGEGSSREHAAMEPRHLGGKAIVVKSFARIHETNLKKQGLLPLTFADPSDYDKILEDDRISFDVSALAPGQQVTMTIHHSDGSTDTAMLNHTMNAQQIDWWRAGSALNLIASKNA; encoded by the coding sequence ATGACCATGAATTTTGACATGATTCAGCGTGTCTACAGCGCCATGCCTGCCAAAATCGAGGCGGCGCGCAACATGTTGAATCGTCCCCTTACGTACGCAGAGAAGGTGCTTTACTCCCACCTCTGGGAGACACCCGACGCCCCGAAGGCACGAGGGAAGGATTACGCGAACTTCGGACCCGACCGCATCGCCATGCAGGACGCGACCGCACAGATGGCCCTGCTGCAGTTTATGAGCGCGGGCATTCCGCAGGTCGCCGTGCCGTCTACCGTGCATTGCGATCACCTCATCCTCGCCGAACACGGAGCCAAGACTGATCTCGCGTCGTCGCTCGATACGAACCGTGAGGTCTTCGACTTCCTCGCCTCGGTATCGAAGAAATACGGCATCGGCTTCTGGAAGCCGGGTGCCGGTATCATCCACCAGGTCGTGCTGGAGAACTACGCGTTTCCCGGCGGCATGATGATCGGTACCGATTCGCATACGCCGAATGCAGGCGGACTCGGCATGATTGCCATTGGTGTCGGTGGCGCCGACGCGGTGGATGTCATGGCGGGTATGCCCTGGGAGCTGAAATTCCCGAAGCTGATCGGTGTCAAGCTCACCGGCAGCCTCAAGGGCTGGACCTCCCCGAAAGACATCATCCTGAAACTCGCCGGAATCCTCACTGTCAAGGGCGGCACTGGGGCGATCGTGGAATACTTTGGCGATGGCTGCGCCTCACTTTCCGCGACCGGCAAAGGCACAATCTGCAACATGGGCGCGGAAATCGGTGCCACGACTTCACTCTTCCCGTATGACGAGAAGAGCGGCGCATATCTGCACAGCACAGGACGGCAGGATGTGGCCGACCTGGCAAACGGTATCGCGGAACATCTGCGCGCCGACGACGGCGTCGCGGAAAACCCGGAAGCATACTATGACCAGGTCATTCACATCGATCTCGACACCCTTGAGCCGCATGTGAACGGTCCTTTCACCCCCGACCGTGCGCATCCGATCTCGGAATTTGCCAAAGCGGTTGAAGAGAACAACTGGCCGGAAGAACTGCGTGTCGCGCTGATTGGCTCCTGCACCAATTCGAGCTATGAAGACATTGACCGCGTTGCCGCCATCGCCCGCCAGGCGAAAGAGAAAAACCTCAAGGCCAAATCGGAATTCACCATCACACCGGGATCCGAGCAGGTGCGCGCGACTATCGAGCGTGATGGACAGCTGGCACTTCTCGAGGATATTGGCGGCGTGGTTCTGGCCAACGCCTGTGGTCCCTGCATCGGACAGTGGAAACGGCATGATGTGGAAAAGGGCGACCGTAACTCCATCATTACGTCGTTCAACCGCAACTTCACCGGACGCAACGACGGCAATCCCGACACGCATGCGTTTGTCGCCAGTCCTGAAACCGTCGCCGCACTTGCGCTGGCGGGTACGCTGAAATTCGACTTCACCCATGATACCCTCAAAAACGAGAGCGGTGAAGATGTGATGCTTGATCCTCCCTCGGGCGAGGAACTCCCGGCTGAAGGCTTCGTCCCCGATCCCGCAGGCTTCATCCCTCCCGCGGATGACGGTTCCGGCATCGACGTACAGGTGGATCCCGACAGCAAGCGCCTCCAGCTGCTTACCCCGTTCGCGGCGCCGAAAGAAGGCGATTATGACAAACTGCATCTGCTGCTGAAAGTACGCGGCAAATGTACCACCGACCATATCTCCATGGCGGGACCCTGGCTGCGTTTCCGCGGACATCTCGATAACATCTCGAACAATATGTTCATCGGCGCCATCAACGAGTACAACGGCGTCGCGAACAAGGTGAAGAACCAGAATACCGGAGCGTATGACGAAGTCCCGAACGTCGCCCGCGCATACAAGGCGGCAAGCGAAGGCTGGGTCGTGATCGGTGATGAAAACTATGGCGAGGGGTCGAGCCGTGAACATGCGGCCATGGAACCGCGCCATCTCGGCGGCAAGGCCATCGTCGTCAAGTCCTTCGCCCGCATTCACGAAACCAATCTCAAGAAGCAGGGATTGCTTCCGCTGACCTTCGCCGACCCGAGCGACTACGACAAGATTCTCGAGGACGACAGGATCAGCTTCGACGTCAGCGCCCTGGCACCTGGTCAGCAGGTCACCATGACGATTCATCACAGCGACGGAAGCACCGACACCGCCATGCTGAATCACACCATGAATGCACAGCAGATCGACTGGTGGCGCGCGGGCAGTGCTCTGAACCTCATCGCGAGCAAAAACGCCTGA
- a CDS encoding cation:proton antiporter, whose product MNVPIFFALIGGIILVGFLANLLFKLTKIPSVLLLMAIGVFLGPVTGWIASDQLVNIAPYFGTMALLIILFEGGLELDIITVVRQAPKATVLALGVFIVSVVLVMLFGIYVMELSTLNSLLLAAVLGATSPAICIPVVQGLSVRDEIKTIVKLESALGDVLLIVSVLLLVNFDPNGNQGIGNVLLSFVTSFGVAFVVATIAGVLWSRLIAWMGKEPLAYMLTLGFMFLLYFMVEEMHGSAAIAVLMFGLVLENMQVMTDRIGKRMRNLFGIDIKSEKFILNQFIKNITEELSFLLRTFFFVYLGMLLDFNELTWTIGLFIIGITALLLISRWGLMQGFRRIGKDFTGGELQVIMAMLPRGLATAVMALLPFQQEQMVGTELFPLYAFGVIVLTNLYMTGSVIFAERRLRSERKMAGQPLGVGYAGELEPAMAPMQSETEATADAAARPVDMPRAGQRDTAGGSAPHGKPFEAAGVAPPGADEFTPFAREEQESPQQARTTDEEPAPQSFTDWMAKLFGIRRGDRERGYLEAYRAAHITEPLFWVQVMLAAAITTLGLILNQSAIIIGGSLIMPIMFVVLSGGLSLASGDIYLLLRITFKLLLTALLTALLAAILSDVLPFDEVTSEIAARTRPTVIDFLIALFGGMAGAATLSQKNRFIQFLPGAIISITLLPPLAVVGFGFANGYTPEIVNGGMLLFTANVFATILGAMLVFLLVGMPKAANFEAVRKWKEQELSHPVISLVFEKLRLSQIVGKTGSARARIIVIGVFLLVLLIPLQSALNQLTMELRVRRAITQVSNLFDVKYRSTIINTSSRIEEDLVEVKLQVATNSFFTSADIQRFEERVSDRTGVPTRLDLVQTLSDIGEGSTVRRLLTPSGTAQAPMGPRSFAEAIGDLRFQAQSILRSMPLSAHMDIVSLNAELTLDTLSPALNFVYLADQRLSEDAYDILATMIAGRVSIPRSGIQFNWIDRTHQLSLGNGSSIDAAGKLQLGNLGRLLAKYPQLALTLRIPRSGTGFDSTAFAQRLGQDVPELKDAARIHLVASLAAADSIHAALSVIGNLDGSASHAADSLAHKNHTR is encoded by the coding sequence ATGAACGTCCCCATTTTTTTCGCCCTCATCGGCGGAATCATTCTCGTAGGATTCCTGGCGAATCTCCTCTTCAAGCTCACGAAGATACCGAGCGTCCTTCTGCTGATGGCCATCGGCGTGTTTCTCGGTCCCGTGACAGGATGGATCGCTTCTGACCAGCTCGTCAACATCGCGCCGTATTTCGGCACCATGGCACTGTTGATCATCCTTTTTGAAGGTGGCTTGGAGCTCGACATCATCACAGTGGTGCGGCAGGCGCCGAAGGCCACGGTACTGGCACTGGGGGTGTTCATCGTCAGTGTGGTCCTGGTGATGCTGTTCGGCATTTATGTGATGGAACTCAGCACGCTCAATAGTCTGCTGCTCGCTGCCGTTCTGGGTGCGACGAGTCCAGCCATCTGTATCCCCGTGGTGCAGGGACTCAGTGTTAGGGACGAAATCAAGACCATCGTAAAACTGGAATCCGCGCTCGGCGACGTGCTGCTCATCGTCTCCGTATTGCTGCTGGTGAATTTCGATCCCAACGGCAACCAGGGTATCGGAAACGTGTTGCTTAGCTTCGTCACCTCCTTCGGTGTCGCTTTCGTGGTTGCCACCATCGCCGGGGTGCTCTGGTCACGGCTTATCGCGTGGATGGGGAAAGAGCCGCTCGCCTATATGCTGACGCTCGGCTTCATGTTCCTCCTCTACTTCATGGTTGAGGAAATGCATGGCAGTGCCGCCATCGCCGTGCTCATGTTCGGTCTTGTGCTCGAAAACATGCAGGTGATGACCGATCGCATCGGTAAACGAATGCGGAATCTGTTCGGCATTGACATCAAGTCGGAGAAATTCATACTCAACCAGTTCATCAAGAACATCACCGAAGAGCTGTCCTTTCTCCTTCGTACCTTTTTCTTCGTCTATCTCGGCATGCTGCTGGATTTCAATGAGCTGACGTGGACGATAGGATTGTTCATCATTGGTATTACCGCGTTGCTGCTGATCAGCCGCTGGGGATTGATGCAGGGTTTTCGCCGCATCGGCAAGGATTTTACAGGAGGAGAGCTACAGGTTATCATGGCCATGCTGCCTCGTGGTCTCGCCACAGCGGTCATGGCGCTTCTGCCATTTCAGCAGGAACAGATGGTAGGTACAGAGCTCTTTCCTCTGTACGCATTCGGCGTCATCGTGCTCACCAACCTGTACATGACCGGCAGTGTAATCTTTGCCGAGCGCAGGCTGCGCAGTGAACGCAAAATGGCTGGACAACCGCTTGGCGTCGGTTATGCAGGCGAACTTGAACCTGCGATGGCGCCGATGCAGAGTGAAACCGAAGCGACCGCGGACGCCGCTGCGCGTCCCGTAGACATGCCGCGGGCAGGACAGCGAGACACGGCAGGGGGAAGCGCCCCTCATGGCAAACCATTCGAGGCGGCCGGAGTAGCACCACCCGGCGCGGACGAATTCACACCCTTCGCCCGTGAGGAACAGGAATCGCCTCAGCAAGCCCGGACAACCGATGAAGAACCCGCACCGCAGAGTTTCACCGACTGGATGGCGAAACTCTTCGGGATACGCCGCGGAGACCGTGAGCGCGGGTATCTCGAGGCCTACCGTGCTGCACATATCACCGAACCGCTTTTCTGGGTGCAGGTCATGCTTGCTGCAGCCATTACAACGCTCGGACTGATCCTCAACCAGAGCGCCATCATTATAGGCGGCTCTCTGATCATGCCTATCATGTTCGTCGTGCTCTCCGGCGGGCTCTCTCTCGCGTCGGGTGATATCTACCTGTTGCTGCGTATCACGTTTAAACTCCTGTTGACGGCGCTGTTGACCGCGCTACTGGCTGCCATTCTGTCTGACGTACTTCCCTTTGACGAAGTGACGTCTGAAATCGCGGCCCGTACTCGTCCCACCGTCATCGATTTCCTGATCGCCCTCTTCGGCGGCATGGCCGGCGCGGCAACGCTCTCGCAGAAAAACCGCTTCATCCAATTCCTTCCCGGCGCCATTATTTCCATCACACTGTTGCCGCCCCTGGCAGTGGTAGGCTTCGGATTCGCGAACGGTTATACACCGGAAATCGTCAACGGCGGCATGCTGCTGTTTACGGCGAACGTATTCGCGACCATTCTCGGCGCCATGCTGGTGTTCCTGCTGGTTGGCATGCCCAAGGCGGCGAATTTCGAGGCCGTGCGCAAATGGAAGGAGCAGGAACTCTCACATCCCGTCATCAGCCTGGTGTTTGAGAAACTGCGCCTCAGTCAGATCGTCGGGAAAACAGGCTCCGCCCGCGCGCGTATCATCGTCATCGGCGTCTTCCTCCTCGTGCTGCTCATTCCACTGCAGTCGGCATTGAATCAGCTGACGATGGAATTGCGCGTTCGCCGGGCCATTACCCAGGTCTCCAATCTTTTCGATGTGAAATACCGTTCGACCATTATCAACACCTCCTCACGCATCGAGGAAGATTTGGTCGAGGTGAAACTGCAGGTCGCAACGAACAGCTTTTTCACCTCCGCGGATATTCAGCGTTTCGAGGAACGGGTCAGTGACCGCACCGGCGTTCCGACGCGCCTCGACCTGGTGCAGACACTCAGTGACATCGGCGAAGGCAGCACCGTGCGACGCCTGCTCACACCCTCGGGTACGGCACAAGCCCCGATGGGACCACGCAGTTTTGCCGAAGCAATTGGCGATTTGCGTTTCCAGGCGCAAAGCATCCTTCGCAGCATGCCGCTCTCCGCACATATGGATATCGTAAGTCTCAATGCGGAACTGACGCTCGACACCCTGAGTCCCGCACTGAATTTCGTGTACCTGGCCGACCAGCGGCTCTCGGAAGATGCGTATGACATTCTCGCCACGATGATTGCAGGACGGGTATCCATACCCCGCAGCGGCATTCAGTTCAACTGGATTGATCGCACGCATCAACTGTCCCTCGGGAATGGGTCGTCCATCGACGCGGCCGGCAAGCTGCAGCTCGGCAATCTCGGGCGCCTGCTCGCGAAATACCCGCAGTTGGCCCTGACACTCCGCATACCGCGATCCGGTACGGGCTTCGACAGCACTGCCTTCGCGCAGCGTCTCGGTCAGGATGTTCCCGAGCTGAAAGACGCTGCCCGGATTCACCTGGTGGCCTCGCTTGCAGCCGCTGACAGCATCCATGCCGCATTGTCGGTCATTGGCAATCTCGACGGTTCCGCTTCGCATGCGGCGGACTCCCTGGCTCACAAAAATCACACGCGTTGA
- a CDS encoding manganese catalase family protein yields the protein MHEKSIELLNKAIADELLAVHQYMYFHFHCDDQGFELLSNLFRRTAIEEMMHVELLAERILFLKGEVEMKAGGDIQKLHSVEEMLRLATSMEESSARDYNLWANECAANADSKTKKLFEQLVEDEERHFDQYDTEIGNLEQFGAQYLALQSIERSKNLASGAPTA from the coding sequence ATGCATGAAAAGAGTATCGAACTGCTGAACAAGGCGATAGCGGACGAACTTCTCGCCGTTCACCAGTACATGTATTTCCATTTTCACTGTGACGACCAGGGTTTTGAACTGCTGAGCAACCTTTTCCGCCGGACGGCCATCGAAGAAATGATGCATGTCGAACTGCTTGCCGAGCGCATCCTTTTCCTCAAGGGCGAGGTGGAGATGAAGGCTGGCGGAGACATTCAGAAGCTGCATTCCGTCGAGGAAATGCTCAGACTGGCAACGTCCATGGAAGAGAGCAGTGCCAGGGATTACAATCTCTGGGCCAATGAATGTGCCGCAAATGCGGACTCAAAAACCAAGAAGCTCTTCGAGCAGCTGGTTGAAGACGAAGAGCGACATTTCGACCAGTATGATACGGAAATCGGGAATCTCGAACAGTTCGGCGCGCAGTATCTCGCGCTGCAATCCATTGAGCGCAGCAAGAATCTTGCGAGCGGAGCTCCCACCGCGTAA
- a CDS encoding ATP-dependent 6-phosphofructokinase gives MPRKASVTSTGPKRASRQKRIRRIAINTGGGDAPGLNAVIRAVTISAIERGWDVVGIRDGYNGLLMPEKYENEGLIPLTLEAVRGITHLGGTILGTTNKGNPLEYPVQQKDGSYKTIDRSGEIVRACKKNKIDAVVAIGGDGSLSIANALFEKGLRIIGVPKTIDNDLSETVVTFGFDSAVSFATECLDRLHSTAEAHRRIMVVEVMGRYAGWIALNAGVSGTADVILLPEIPYDIDIVAEKTRQRVREGKKFSIVVVAEGAKPKDGQRSVLSTEVGRAERLGGIGDRVAEELQEITGQEARHVVLGHLQRGGSPTTFDRLLSLRFGAAAVRALEEGQNGMMVALDPPTVRYVPLKKATKRMKVVQLDSDTMLTARDLGICFGD, from the coding sequence ATGCCACGCAAAGCATCTGTAACATCGACGGGCCCCAAACGGGCATCCCGTCAGAAACGTATTCGCCGTATTGCCATCAATACCGGGGGCGGGGACGCACCCGGACTCAATGCGGTGATCCGTGCCGTTACTATTTCCGCCATCGAGCGCGGTTGGGATGTTGTCGGGATAAGGGACGGGTATAACGGACTGCTCATGCCTGAGAAATACGAGAACGAAGGACTTATTCCCCTCACGCTCGAAGCCGTGCGTGGGATCACGCATCTCGGTGGGACGATTCTCGGCACCACCAACAAGGGGAATCCGCTCGAATACCCTGTCCAGCAGAAAGACGGCAGCTACAAGACGATTGACCGCAGTGGAGAAATCGTCCGCGCCTGCAAAAAGAACAAGATCGACGCCGTGGTCGCCATCGGGGGCGACGGTTCGCTGTCCATCGCGAATGCGTTGTTCGAAAAAGGACTGCGCATTATCGGTGTACCGAAAACGATAGACAACGACCTGAGCGAAACGGTCGTCACCTTCGGTTTCGATTCAGCCGTGTCCTTTGCCACCGAATGCCTCGACCGGCTGCATTCCACCGCCGAAGCACATCGCCGCATCATGGTCGTCGAGGTTATGGGCCGCTACGCCGGCTGGATTGCACTGAACGCGGGCGTGTCAGGCACGGCGGATGTGATCCTCCTGCCGGAAATCCCCTACGACATCGATATCGTCGCGGAGAAAACCCGGCAGCGCGTGCGTGAAGGGAAGAAATTTTCCATCGTCGTCGTTGCCGAAGGAGCGAAGCCGAAGGATGGTCAGCGAAGCGTCCTCTCTACCGAGGTGGGCCGCGCCGAAAGGCTCGGTGGGATCGGCGACCGTGTCGCCGAGGAATTGCAGGAAATCACCGGACAGGAAGCCCGGCATGTCGTGCTCGGACACCTGCAGCGCGGCGGGAGTCCGACCACCTTCGACCGCCTGCTCTCGCTGCGTTTCGGCGCCGCTGCCGTACGTGCCCTCGAAGAGGGACAGAACGGGATGATGGTTGCGCTCGATCCCCCGACCGTACGCTATGTCCCGCTGAAAAAGGCGACGAAAAGAATGAAAGTGGTACAGCTGGATTCGGACACGATGCTCACCGCTCGCGACCTCGGCATCTGCTTCGGAGACTGA
- a CDS encoding vitamin B12-dependent ribonucleotide reductase yields MKITRRFTQPGQSAYDCFTYTKRSSVLRNPDGSVVFELHDIEVPSHWSQMATDILAQKYFRKAGVPQMNEDGSPLLDESGKPVYGGESSIRQVVHRMVGCWRDWGEQHGYFDSEDDAQNYYDEMAYTLLRQMAAPNSPQWFNTGLHFAYGITGNSQGHYYADPESGEIKASEDAYSRPQPHACFIQSVRDDLVNEGGIFDLVTREARIFKYGSGTGSNFSNLRGRNERLSGGGVSSGLMSFLKINDRAAGAIKSGGTTRRAAKMVVLNVDHPDIEAFVDWKVQEEQKVAALVTGSRLNHLHLNRIMKAAIENESTDFNTNRDLELAIVQARRAGVHENYIYRALQLVDQGEKEFDITEFNTHYEDEAYATVSGQNSNNTVRVSNSFLEAVENDGKWSLTFRTTGEIAKTLRARDLWEKISYAAWASADPGLQYDTTINEWHTCPVDGRINASNPCSEYMFLDDTACNLASFNLKHFWDEEKHSFNVDDFRHAVRMWTLTLEISVLMAQFPSQSVALKSYQFRTLGLGYANLGSLLMVAGVPYDSDKGRALAGGITALMTGESYAASAEIARDLGAFPRFAPNRDHMLRVIRNHRRAAYHAPDNEYEGLTIKPMPVDEKLCPANLLRAARESWDTALALGEEHGYRNAQVSVLAPTGTIGLVMDCDTTGIEPDFAIVKFKKLAGGGYFKIVNQSVPKALEFLSYTPEQIDDIEKYIKGHGTLAGCPEINRNSLMEKGFSGEAIDKIEKQLDSVFEIRMAFNRFVLGEQFCRRLGFTEEQLADPSFDMLKALGFTMAQIDKANEFVCGTMMIEGAPHVKKSDLPVFDTANKCGKRGTRYIAYEGHIRMMAAAQSFISGAISKTINMPADATIADVQHAYEMSWRLMLKANALYRDGSKLSQPLNTISDPEAEALSEMGDEFDFDEQIGPKEVQEKIVYRVERRKLPAKRHGFVREAVVGGHKVFLRTGEYDDGGLGEIFIDMYKEGASFKGLLNCFAVLTSKALQYGVPLEELVDSFTFTRFEPAGVVIGHDAIKNSTSILDYVFRVLGYEYLGRTDFVHVKSVDETAEQPLASFNSPPTLGKKRENGDAARPVPETVSAEKRSTQKNSDTIMIARTQGYTGEMCGSCGSSRVKRNGACTVCEDCGSTSGCS; encoded by the coding sequence ATGAAAATCACCCGTCGCTTCACCCAGCCTGGACAGAGTGCTTACGATTGCTTCACCTACACGAAGCGATCTTCTGTTCTTCGCAATCCCGATGGAAGTGTTGTGTTTGAACTGCACGACATTGAGGTTCCGTCGCACTGGTCACAGATGGCCACAGACATCCTCGCACAGAAATACTTCCGGAAGGCTGGCGTGCCGCAAATGAATGAAGACGGCAGTCCGCTTCTTGATGAAAGTGGTAAGCCGGTGTATGGCGGTGAAAGCAGTATTCGCCAGGTCGTGCATCGCATGGTCGGCTGCTGGCGTGACTGGGGTGAGCAGCACGGGTATTTCGATTCCGAAGATGACGCGCAGAATTATTACGACGAGATGGCGTATACATTGCTGCGTCAGATGGCAGCACCGAATTCCCCGCAGTGGTTCAACACGGGGTTGCATTTTGCATACGGCATCACCGGAAACTCGCAGGGGCATTATTACGCCGATCCCGAGTCCGGTGAAATCAAGGCATCGGAAGACGCCTACAGCCGTCCCCAGCCGCATGCCTGCTTTATTCAGTCCGTGCGCGACGATCTGGTAAACGAAGGCGGTATTTTTGACCTGGTGACGCGCGAGGCGCGCATTTTCAAGTATGGATCGGGTACGGGCAGCAATTTCAGCAACCTGCGTGGACGCAATGAGCGCTTATCCGGCGGTGGTGTGTCTTCTGGACTGATGTCGTTTCTCAAAATCAACGATCGCGCAGCCGGCGCGATCAAATCCGGCGGCACCACGCGGCGCGCCGCGAAAATGGTGGTGCTCAACGTCGATCATCCCGATATCGAAGCCTTTGTCGACTGGAAGGTGCAGGAAGAGCAGAAAGTCGCCGCGCTGGTGACGGGAAGCCGGCTCAACCATCTGCATCTGAACCGCATCATGAAGGCGGCCATTGAGAATGAGAGCACGGATTTCAACACGAACCGGGATCTCGAACTCGCCATCGTGCAGGCACGCCGCGCCGGTGTGCATGAAAATTATATTTACCGCGCGTTGCAGCTGGTGGACCAGGGAGAAAAGGAATTCGACATCACCGAGTTCAACACGCATTATGAAGATGAAGCTTATGCGACGGTGAGCGGACAGAATTCCAACAACACCGTGCGGGTCTCCAACAGCTTTCTCGAAGCGGTGGAGAACGACGGCAAGTGGTCGCTGACCTTCCGTACTACCGGTGAGATCGCGAAGACGCTGCGGGCGCGCGACCTGTGGGAAAAGATTTCCTATGCTGCGTGGGCCTCGGCCGATCCCGGGCTGCAGTACGATACGACCATCAACGAATGGCACACCTGTCCCGTTGACGGACGCATCAATGCGAGCAATCCCTGCTCCGAATACATGTTCCTTGACGATACCGCCTGCAATCTCGCATCCTTCAACCTCAAGCATTTCTGGGATGAGGAGAAGCACTCGTTCAATGTCGATGATTTCCGTCACGCGGTACGCATGTGGACGCTGACGCTGGAAATCTCGGTGCTGATGGCGCAGTTCCCGAGCCAGTCGGTTGCGTTGAAGAGCTATCAGTTCCGAACGCTGGGCCTCGGATACGCCAATCTCGGTTCCCTGCTCATGGTTGCCGGCGTTCCGTATGACAGCGACAAGGGACGCGCACTCGCTGGTGGCATCACCGCGTTGATGACAGGTGAGTCCTATGCCGCTTCGGCGGAAATCGCCCGCGATCTCGGTGCCTTCCCGCGTTTTGCGCCCAACCGCGACCATATGCTACGTGTCATTCGCAACCATCGCCGCGCCGCGTATCATGCGCCGGACAATGAGTATGAAGGATTGACCATCAAGCCGATGCCGGTGGACGAAAAACTGTGTCCTGCAAATCTTCTCCGCGCTGCCCGTGAGAGCTGGGACACTGCACTGGCACTGGGAGAAGAACACGGCTATCGCAATGCGCAGGTATCCGTCCTTGCGCCGACGGGGACGATCGGGCTTGTCATGGATTGCGACACCACGGGGATCGAACCCGACTTCGCAATTGTCAAATTCAAGAAACTCGCAGGCGGTGGCTATTTCAAAATCGTCAATCAGTCCGTTCCCAAGGCGCTGGAATTCCTCAGCTACACGCCGGAACAGATCGACGATATCGAGAAATACATCAAGGGTCACGGCACGCTCGCAGGCTGTCCTGAAATCAACCGCAACAGCCTCATGGAAAAGGGCTTCAGCGGTGAAGCAATCGATAAGATCGAAAAGCAGCTCGATTCGGTTTTTGAAATCCGCATGGCGTTCAATCGTTTCGTGCTCGGTGAGCAGTTCTGCCGCCGTCTCGGTTTCACCGAAGAGCAGCTGGCCGATCCCTCCTTCGACATGCTCAAAGCCCTGGGCTTCACCATGGCGCAGATCGACAAGGCCAACGAATTCGTCTGCGGTACGATGATGATCGAGGGCGCGCCGCATGTCAAGAAAAGCGATCTGCCCGTGTTCGATACGGCGAACAAGTGCGGGAAGCGTGGAACGCGCTATATCGCGTATGAGGGACATATCCGCATGATGGCGGCCGCGCAGTCGTTCATCTCCGGTGCGATTTCGAAGACCATCAACATGCCCGCCGATGCCACCATCGCCGACGTGCAGCATGCCTATGAAATGTCATGGCGTCTCATGCTCAAGGCCAACGCGCTGTATCGCGATGGCAGCAAGCTCTCACAGCCTCTCAACACCATCAGTGATCCCGAAGCCGAGGCGCTTTCGGAGATGGGTGACGAGTTCGACTTCGACGAGCAGATCGGTCCGAAAGAAGTGCAGGAGAAAATCGTCTACCGCGTCGAACGCCGGAAACTGCCCGCCAAGCGCCACGGTTTCGTGCGAGAAGCGGTGGTGGGCGGACACAAGGTGTTCCTCCGCACGGGTGAATATGATGACGGCGGTCTCGGGGAAATCTTCATCGATATGTACAAGGAAGGTGCATCGTTCAAGGGCCTGCTCAATTGCTTCGCCGTGCTCACATCGAAGGCGCTGCAGTACGGTGTTCCCCTCGAGGAACTGGTCGATTCCTTCACCTTCACGCGTTTCGAACCTGCCGGTGTCGTTATCGGACATGACGCAATTAAAAATTCGACTTCCATTCTCGATTATGTGTTCCGCGTGCTTGGCTATGAGTATCTCGGACGCACGGACTTCGTGCATGTCAAGTCCGTCGACGAAACGGCCGAACAGCCCCTGGCGAGCTTCAATTCACCTCCGACACTCGGAAAGAAGCGTGAAAATGGTGACGCCGCACGTCCCGTGCCCGAAACGGTCTCCGCCGAAAAGCGCAGTACGCAGAAAAACAGCGACACCATCATGATTGCACGTACACAGGGTTACACCGGTGAAATGTGCGGATCCTGCGGTTCCTCCCGCGTGAAGCGGAATGGTGCCTGCACCGTGTGTGAAGACTGCGGAAGTACCAGCGGCTGCTCCTGA